The window GACTACAACTGCAAAGACAGGGATCCTTCGCTGCGCTCAGGATGACGACTCGTTAGTGTTAGCGCTTTAGGAAGCTCGTGGCAGTGTTGGTCTCGTGGGAGATGGTTTAGTGGGAGAGCTTGTCGAGGTGGCGGTAGCCGCCGGTGGCGATGAAGGCGGTGAGGAAGATGGTGAAGTTGTAGCTGGCGTGGATGAGGGTGGAGGCGAGGACGGAGCGGAGGCGGATGCGGACCGCGCTCAGGATCAGCGAGACGCAGAAGAGCAGCAGCAACACGGGCCAGGTGAAGGCTGTCTGTTGGCCGTGAAGGGCGGCGAAGAGGATGCTGGTCAGGACGGAGGAGAAGATCAGGGCCGGGAGGGTGATCTTGTTGGTGGAGTGCCAAAGTTCACGGGCGGCGGGGGTACGGGGGAGCGAGAGCCAGTCATAGGCTATTGCGAAGGCGGGTAGAAGGAAGCCGCGGAAGAGGATCTCTTCGAAGAGGGGCGCGAGGCAGATGCCAAAGATAGTGACGAGCCAGACGTCGGACGGGGTGCGGAAGAAGTCGTCCATGGGAATCTCTTTTGGCATGGAGATCAGGGTAGAGATTGCCTGAACTGCGAACGAGAGGACGAGGCCGATGGGGATGAGGCGAAGGGCGTTGCGGCGTGCGGCGTCGGGATTCGCTCCGATTCCATCGGGGAAGGAACGCTTCCACAGCAAGGGAAATACAAACCAGGAGATGACGAGGGTGAGGATGTAGCTGACAGCTTCGGAGGCGATGAGGAGTTTGGGAGAGATGGAGGACTTTGCCGCAGCAGCCGTGGCATGGGAGAGGCCGAAAGGGACAAGCTGGGTGAGGATGAGGATGAAGCCCGCGATGGCGAGAAAGAGAAGAGCGTGGCCAAGGTTGGGGATGCGGGAGGGCGCATCTTCGGGGGCGTCATTGGGGGTGTTGTCCATCGGAGGCTGAAGGATGGCTTCGCCTTCGGGGAGGATGGGACGGACGACTGGCGCGTCTGAATGACTGCGGGCCTGCGTGGTGGGGCCGTTGTGGCTGGGGATGAGGGAGAAGAGAGCGGACGCGCTTGGCACGGTGTCTGCATGGCTTACGGGATGGCTATCGGATGGGAGTGTCTTTGGGGTGAGGTCGCTCATGCTTTTTTCGTGCGCGGAGTGGTCTTTGCGGCGGCGGCTTTCTTTCCTGTTGTCTTCGAGGGCGATGCTTTGCTTATTGTGGACTTCTTTGCTGCTTTTGGCTTGCTGCTTTTTGCAGATCTTTCCTGGGGCTTGGTGGTGCTGGCCTTCGCGAGACCCGTTTTCTTTTCCGGTGCGATGAATTTGCCGCGTGGCTCCTTCTTTTTATCTGGAGCAGCGGCGATGTTTAGGGGCTGGGGTCCGGCGTGGCTGGTGCCATTGCGGCTGGCGAAGTTGGAGTTGTGCGAGGTGTAGTAGCGGGCGAGGAAGCTGCCGGTGTGGGAGGCGGCGACGGTGGCGATCTGCTCGGGTGTGCCGTGGGCGATGATGCGGCCGCCGCCTTCGCCACCTTCGGGCCCCATGTCGAGGATGTAGTCAGCGTTGCGGATAATGTCGAGGTTGTGCTCGATTATGACGACGGTGTTGCCGAGGTCAGTTAGCCGGTGTAGAACCTCAAGCAGTTTTCTGACGTCGTCGAAGTGGAGGCCGGTGGTGGGCTCGTCGAGAAGATACAGGGTGCGGCCGGTCTGGCGCTTGGAGAGCTCGCGGGCCAGCTTCATGCGCTGGGCTTCGCCGCCAGAGAGGGTGGTGGCGGATTGGCCTAGGTGGATGTAGCCAAGGCCCACGTCGACGAGAGTTTGCAGCTTGATGTTTACTGTGGGGATGTCTTTTAGGATCGGGACGGCGTCGGCGATGGGGAGATCGAGGAGGTCGGCGATGGAGTAGCCGTTGAACTTTACCGAGAGTGTTTCTTGATTGTAACGACGTCCATTACATACTTCGCAGAGAACGTAGACGTCGGGGAGGAAGTTCATCTCGATGCGGCGCTGGCCTTCGCCCTGGCAGGCTTCGCAGCGTCCGCCTTGCACGTTGAAGGAGAAGCGGCCGGGTTTGTAGCCACGCTCGCGCGATTCGGGGAGCATGGCGAAGAGATCTCTTATTGCTGTAAACACCCCGGTATAGGTAGCAGGATTGCTGCGTGGGGTGCGGCCAATCGGAGACTGGTCGATTTGGATTACTTTGTCCAGCTGGTCGATGCCGATGACCTTGCCGTGCTGGCCGGGCTCTTCGCGGCTACCATAGAGTTCTTTCGCGAGGGAGCGATAGAGGATGTCGTTGACGAGGGTGGATTTGCCGCTGCCGCTGACGCCGGTGATGACGGTCATGACGCCGAGGGGGAAGTGGGCGGTGACGTTTTGCAGATTGTGGGAGTGGGCGTCTTCGACGGTGACCCAGTTACCGGTTAGTTCGCGTGGTGTGGCGCGCGCCACGATTTCTATTTTGCCCGCGAGGTACTGGCCGGTGATAGACGCTGGGTTGTCCATGATCTGCTGAGGGGTGCCGTCGGCGATGAGGTAGCCGCCGTTTTTTCCGGCGCCGGGGCCGAGGTCGAGGACGTAGTCGGCTTTGCGGATGGTGTCTTCGTCGTGCTCGACGACGAGGACGGTGTTGCCGAGGTCGCGGAGGTCTTCGAGTGCGTTGATGAGGCGCTGGTTGTCGCGCTGGTGGAGGCCGATGGAGGGTTCATCGAGGACGTAGAGGACGCCGCGTAGCTTGGAGCCGATCTGCGTGGCGAGGCGGATGCGTTGACCCTCTCCGCCTGAGAGCGTGGCGGCGCTGCGGTCGAGCGCGAGGTAGCCGAGGCCGACAGCGTTGAGGAACTCGAGGCGCTCGATGATCTCGCGCTGGAGGCGATCGGCGATGATGCGGTCGCGACCCACGAAGTTCATGTTGCGGGCGGAGGTGAGGGCGCGCTCGAGTGGGAGGGCGGTGAAGTCGGCGATGGATGCGCCGTTGACGGTGACGGCGAGGGATTCGGGACGGAGGCGTCGGCCTTTGCAGACGGGGCAGAGGGTCGCGGACATGTACTGCATCATGTACTCGCGGTAGCCCTCGGATTTGGTGTCTTCGAGGTTGGAGCGGAGGTGGTCGAAGATGCCGTGGAAGCCGGTGCGGCCAGCTTCGGAGCGGGGTGGGCCGTAGAGGAAGAGGTTTTGCTGCTCGGTGGTGAGGTCTTCGAAGGGCCGCTTGATGTCAATTTTGTACTTTTCGGCGGCGAGCTTGATGAGGCGTAGGAGGTAGGCGGAGCCGCTGCCGGGGCCCATAGCGCCGTCGAGGAGGGGCTTGGACCAGTCGGTGATGGTCTTTGCGGGGTCGAAGTCGTAGATGCTGCCGAGGCCGTGGCAGTTGGGGCAGGCACCGTAGTTGGAGTTGAAGGAGAAGCTGCGAGGCTCGAGGCGGGGGACGTTGATGCCGCAGTCGGGGCAGGCCATGGAGGAGGAGTAGAGGGTCTCGTCCATGCCGTGGATGGCGATGAGGACGAGGCCGTTCGCCATTTGTAGCGCTTTGGTGACGCTGGTTTCTAGGCGGCGGGTGTCGTACTTTGGTGCGGCGTTGGCGAGAGCGGCGGTGGTGTTGTCGGGTGGGAGCGGCTTGAGGATGATTCGGTCGACGACGGCTTCGATGGTGTGGTTCTTGCGCTTTTCGAGGCGCATGCCTTCGGTGAGCTCGACCATTTCGCCGTCGATGCGGGCGCGGAAGCCTTGCTGATCGAGGGCTTCGAGCTCTTCGCGGAACTCGCCCTTGCGGCCGCGGACGATGGGGGCGTAGACGGTGATGCGCTCGCCAGGGGAGAGGGCGGCGATGCGTTCGACGATCTGCTCGGCGGATTGACGGGTGATAGGGCGGTGGCAGTTGGGGCAGTGAGGTTGCCCGACGCTCGCGTAGAGGAGGCGGAGGTAATCGTAGATCTCGGTGATGGTGCCGACGGTGGAGCGGGGGCTGCGGCTGGTGGTTTTTTGTTCGATAGAGATGGCGGGGGAGAGGCCGTCGATGGCGTCGACGTCGGGACGCTCCATCTGGTCTAAGAATTGTCTGGCGTAGGCCGATAAAGTTTCTACGTAGCGGCGCTGGCCTTCGGCGTAGATGGTGTCGAAGGCGAGGGAGGATTTGCCGGAGCCGGAGAGGCCGGTGACCACGGTGAGGGTGTTGCGCGGAATGCTGACGTCGACGTTGCGAAGATTGTGCTGTCGAGCGCCGCGGACGGTGATGTGTGTAATGCCCATGAGAGATGAGAGGCGGTGTTCGGCCAAGTCTCTAGAATACGGCATTTTGAGGGGAAGGATTTGATGGGGTGCGGCGCGAGGTTTTGATCGGGGCAACTCCAGAATGGGAAAAGTGTATCCGAAAGAGCAACAGGATCAACTTTCGGGTCATTGTAATTCCACAAAGGTTTGTAACAATAGGCGCGGAGTGAATGTCTTGTCGCTGGCACATTGCACGGCAGCGGCTGGTGAATTAAAGGAGTGGGTGTGAATTCGTCGATTATGTTAGCTTGTGCGGTGCTGGCTTCACTGGGATTGGGTGTTCTGGTGGCCTATGGAGTATGTATTGCGATGTTTGGAATCTTCGAGATGCATGCCCGGCAGGTTGCCGGTAACGTAGCGCGACGTGTGGGCGCGTCGGCGCAGGTTGTGAAGAGCTAATCCTGCAATTGATGGATTCGCTTTCTTTTCAGCTTTTTTCCCTAAACCAGATCTCTTCCTAAATTTCTAAAACTGAAGATTATTGAGGCGTGGTCGGCTGTTGTTGCTGGCGCATGCGCTGAAGCTGCTCGTAGATCTGCTGGGGCGTCTTAACTCCGTTGGGTGAGTCAGGTTGAGAGCCGTCAGTTGGAGCTGCTCCGGTTTGAGAGGCTGGAGTCATTGGGACGGTGGTTCGACTGCCTGGAGGCAAGGGTTCCGGCATGGCTTGCTGTTGGGGATCGGGAGCAGGTTCCGGTTGGTCGGCATGGTCGTCAAAGGCGGCCGCGTTTGGATTAGGTGGGGTTGGGCCTCCCTGGCGCGGAGTGAGGATGAGTTCGGGAGAGGCACCTCCGTCGGGATGGGAGAGGAGCATGTTACTGCCAGTTCCGTCTAGCAGTTCCGCAAGAATTTGTGGAAGGGGAGCTGGTCCGTACTGACCGAAGACGCGCTCGTCGACGACGCCGCCTGTAATTTTGACTCCGGCCGTGCTGGATATCTGACGCAGAATCTGGTTGAGGCTGGCGTTGTCTGCCGAGACGGAGAGAGTGGCGTTGGTATAGGTGACCTGGGCCCTCTTTGGCGGCAGTTGCGAAGGAGTGGGAGGATATTCGGGGACTGCAGTGGGTGGTGTTGCAGGCAGGGTGGAAACAACCCCGGCGTTTGGTTTGACCTGAGGTGGAGTTGTTGACTGGGCGGACAGAAGCGCGGCGAAGGTAAAGCTGGCTGCGATGAAGAATCGGATTGGCGCGGCGCTCTGCATGTGGGTGTAGGACGCGCCGGAGCCACGGAAGTAATCCGATAGCAAGGCGCCGTCTTCATTAGTTTATCTCGATTTTGCAAGGAGGCTGATTATGGGGATTCTGGCGATTGGCCAAGCTGCTGGTTCGCTCCGCCAGGGTGTACTAGACTGGCATTGGCCTTCGAAGAGTCCTGCCCTTGCAGTCGATGGGCAGGACCAAAAGGCCTTGGCAGGCGAGATGATGAGACTCAATATTGGATTACTGGCGGTGGGGTTGCTGGCGGTGGGGATTGCCCGGGCCGAGGTGTGCATCACGCAATCGCAGATGACTGCGACGGAGCGGGACGCTCTCGTGGCA is drawn from Edaphobacter lichenicola and contains these coding sequences:
- a CDS encoding CPBP family intramembrane glutamic endopeptidase; amino-acid sequence: MSDLTPKTLPSDSHPVSHADTVPSASALFSLIPSHNGPTTQARSHSDAPVVRPILPEGEAILQPPMDNTPNDAPEDAPSRIPNLGHALLFLAIAGFILILTQLVPFGLSHATAAAAKSSISPKLLIASEAVSYILTLVISWFVFPLLWKRSFPDGIGANPDAARRNALRLIPIGLVLSFAVQAISTLISMPKEIPMDDFFRTPSDVWLVTIFGICLAPLFEEILFRGFLLPAFAIAYDWLSLPRTPAARELWHSTNKITLPALIFSSVLTSILFAALHGQQTAFTWPVLLLLFCVSLILSAVRIRLRSVLASTLIHASYNFTIFLTAFIATGGYRHLDKLSH
- the uvrA gene encoding excinuclease ABC subunit UvrA, whose product is MGITHITVRGARQHNLRNVDVSIPRNTLTVVTGLSGSGKSSLAFDTIYAEGQRRYVETLSAYARQFLDQMERPDVDAIDGLSPAISIEQKTTSRSPRSTVGTITEIYDYLRLLYASVGQPHCPNCHRPITRQSAEQIVERIAALSPGERITVYAPIVRGRKGEFREELEALDQQGFRARIDGEMVELTEGMRLEKRKNHTIEAVVDRIILKPLPPDNTTAALANAAPKYDTRRLETSVTKALQMANGLVLIAIHGMDETLYSSSMACPDCGINVPRLEPRSFSFNSNYGACPNCHGLGSIYDFDPAKTITDWSKPLLDGAMGPGSGSAYLLRLIKLAAEKYKIDIKRPFEDLTTEQQNLFLYGPPRSEAGRTGFHGIFDHLRSNLEDTKSEGYREYMMQYMSATLCPVCKGRRLRPESLAVTVNGASIADFTALPLERALTSARNMNFVGRDRIIADRLQREIIERLEFLNAVGLGYLALDRSAATLSGGEGQRIRLATQIGSKLRGVLYVLDEPSIGLHQRDNQRLINALEDLRDLGNTVLVVEHDEDTIRKADYVLDLGPGAGKNGGYLIADGTPQQIMDNPASITGQYLAGKIEIVARATPRELTGNWVTVEDAHSHNLQNVTAHFPLGVMTVITGVSGSGKSTLVNDILYRSLAKELYGSREEPGQHGKVIGIDQLDKVIQIDQSPIGRTPRSNPATYTGVFTAIRDLFAMLPESRERGYKPGRFSFNVQGGRCEACQGEGQRRIEMNFLPDVYVLCEVCNGRRYNQETLSVKFNGYSIADLLDLPIADAVPILKDIPTVNIKLQTLVDVGLGYIHLGQSATTLSGGEAQRMKLARELSKRQTGRTLYLLDEPTTGLHFDDVRKLLEVLHRLTDLGNTVVIIEHNLDIIRNADYILDMGPEGGEGGGRIIAHGTPEQIATVAASHTGSFLARYYTSHNSNFASRNGTSHAGPQPLNIAAAPDKKKEPRGKFIAPEKKTGLAKASTTKPQERSAKSSKPKAAKKSTISKASPSKTTGKKAAAAKTTPRTKKA